One Salvia splendens isolate huo1 chromosome 22, SspV2, whole genome shotgun sequence DNA segment encodes these proteins:
- the LOC121787228 gene encoding general negative regulator of transcription subunit 3-like isoform X5, whose translation MDARKQIEREMERFKICEKETKTKAFSKEGLGLQPKTDPKEKAKSETRDWLNNVVSELENQIDSFEAEIEGLTVKKGKTRPVRLTHLEESITRHKAHIMKLELILRLLDNDELSPEEVNDVKDFLDDYVERNQEDFDEFSDVDELYSSLPLDKVESLEDLVTGPPSLVKGVTASSAVITLKTSLAATPVQTSATTPATIQQVTSTLDLLDETVFQDDAVARTPPSKGSGLNSPAPQTPPAGLATSGITSVVGVSSPVAVPSATKEEDITNFPGRRSSPALAETGLRALGRGGLPGQPASNILPSSGNTISSNGALGAVPLLSEMGKRNILGSDDRPGSSDMVQALASPLSNRTVMPQTAKSSDGLGSSDPGSVIDSAVGGSRVFSSPVVPGMQWRPGNSFQNQNEPFRGRTEIAPDQREKYIQRFQQVQLHGQNNLLGMPSISGGKQYSAQQQNILLQQFNAQSSSITPQLGLGVGVQASGINSVTTSASLQPQPSAIHQPANQQTIISSTPKDAENVLNKVEEMQQQQSLTEDSSADSAVNSGLGKTLVAEDELKSPYALDAAQAAVASGSIAEPSQVIREIDLSPGQPLQSASSSGSLGVIGRRSVSDLGIIGDNISASTPISGGMHDQSYNLQMLEAAYYRLPQPKDSERAKTYTPRHPAATPSSYPQVQAPIVNNPAFWERLGADTYGTDTLFFSFYYQQNTYQQYLAARELKKQSWRYHRKYNTWFQRHEEPKVATDDFEQGTYVYFDFHIASDEHGWCQRIKTEFTFEYSYLEDDLII comes from the exons ATGGATGCTCGAAAGCAAATTGAGCGTGAAATGGAACGATTTAAGATATgtgaaaaagaaacaaaaacaaaagcaTTCTCAAAAGAAGGTCTTGGCCTACAACCTAAGACG gATCCAAAGGAAAAAGCTAAATCTGAGACGAGAGATTGGTTGAATAACGTG GTCAGTGAGCTGGAAAATCAAATTGATAGTTTTGAAGCTGAAATAGAAGGACTTACAGTTAAGAAAGGGAAGACAAGGCCAGTGAGACTG acaCATCTGGAGGAATCCATCACTCGGCATAAGGCTCATATTATGAAGCTGGAATTAATTCTAAGGCTCTTGGATAATGATGAATTGAGTCCGGAGGAAGTCAACGACGTGAAGGATTTCTTGGATGACTATGTTGAAAGAAATCAG GAAGACTTTGACGAGTTTAGCGATGTTGATGAGCTTTACAGTTCCTTACCTCTAGACAAGGTGGAGTCTCTTGAAGATCTAGTTACAGGTCCTCCTAGTCTTGTTAAG GGAGTTACTGCTTCCAGTGCAGTCATAACATTGAAAACTTCTCTGGCTGCAACACCTGTTCAAACTTCA GCAACAACCCCAGCTACCATCCAACAGGTTACTTCCACCCTCGACCTGCTTGATGAAACAGTTTTTCAGGATGATGCAGTTGCTAGAACCCCACCTTCTAAAGGTAGTGGCCTCAACTCTCCTGCACCACAAACACCACCAGCAGGTCTTGCAACTTCTGGCATCACAA GTGTTGTCGGTGTGTCATCTCCTGTGGCCGTGCCAAGTGCTACAAAAGAAGAGGATATTACGAATTTCCCTGGCCGTAGATCATCTCCAGCACTTGCTGAAACTGGATTAAGGGCTCTTGGCAGAGGTGGGTTGCCTGGTCAACCAGCTTCTAACATCCTTCCTAGTTCTGGCAACACGATTTCCAGCAATGGAGCCCTTGGTGCCGTTCCCTTGTTATCTGAAATGGGGAAAAGAAATATCTTGGGATCTGATGATCGACCTGGGAGTAGTGACATGGTGCAGGCTCTTGCATCTCCTTTAAGTAATCGCACAGTTATGCCCCAAACTGCAAAATCAAGTGATGGGCTTGGATCATCTGATCCCGGAAGTGTTATTGATTCTGCAGTTGGGGGCAGCAGAGTTTTCAGTTCTCCTGTTGTTCCTGGTATGCAATGGCGGCCCGGAAATTCCTTCCAAAACCAGAACGAACCA TTTCGTGGAAGAACTGAGATTGCACCTGATCAAAGGGAGAAGTATATACAACGATTTCAGCAGGTACAGCTGCATGGCCAGAATAATCTTCTGGGCATGCCTTCTATTTCTGGAGGAAAGCAGTACTCTGCACAACAGCAAAACATTCTCTTACAACAG TTCAATGCTCAAAGCTCATCCATCACACCTCAACTAGGGTTGGGGGTTGGGGTCCAGGCTTCAGGTATTAACAGTGTAACAACATCTGCTTCACTGCAGCCACAGCCTAGTGCAATCCACCAACCTGCTAATCAGCAGACAATCATATCTTCAACACCTAAGGATGCAG AAAATGTCCTTAACAAAGTTGAGGAAATGCAGCAGCAACAGTCCCTCACGGAAGATTCTTCTGCAGATTCTGCTGTCAACTCTGGGCTAGGAAAAACTCTTGTTGCAGAGGATGAACTGAAATCTCCTTACGCTTTAGATGCTGCA CAGGCTGCAGTTGCCTCTGGTTCTATTGCTGAGCCTTCTCAAGTAATACGGGAGATAGATCTATCTCCAGGACAGCCTTTACAATCAGCTTCATCTTCTGGAAGTCTCGGTGTTATTGGTCGAAGAAGTGTGTCTGACCTTGGTATTATTGGGGATAACATTAGTGCATCAACTCCAATTTCTGGGGGAATGCATGATCAGTCGTATAATTTGCAGATGCTTGAGGCTGCTTATTATAGACTTCCTCAGCCCAAGGATTCAGAACGTGCTAAGACCTATACTCCA AGACATCCTGCTGCAACTCCTTCGAGCTATCCTCAAGTACAAGCCCCTATTGTTAATAATCCTGCCTTTTGGGAACGTCTTGGTGCAGATACTTATGGCACTGATACCCTGTTCTTCTCATTTTACTACCAGCAG AATACCTATCAGCAATACTTGGCTGCTAGGGAACTAAAAAAACAATCTTGGAGATACCACAGGAAATACAACACATGGTTCCAACGGCATGAGGAGCCAAAAGTTGCTACAGATGATTTTGAACAGGGGACATATGTGTATTTTGACTTCCATATTGCCAGTGATGAACATGGATG GTGTCAAAGAATTAAGACGGAGTTCACTTTCGAGTACAGTTATCTAGAGGATGATTTAATAATATAG